In Papaver somniferum cultivar HN1 chromosome 9, ASM357369v1, whole genome shotgun sequence, the genomic stretch TAACTTTTTTCTTCGAAAAATTAATCTAATTATCAAGCACACTTTAGCCATTGCCGAAAATAAGTGGATAATGGGCTTTTGAAATATAGCAATAGACGACCTCCTCTATTGGAtttctaagagcaactgcaatggtgggagtataaccaaagaccaaagagggaaaaaagaccaaaatttggatttagtccgtgttgtgacacTCCGGTACAAAACTAAATTTGATGGAGCGTAGATATAATGTTCGTTTGATGAGGGGCGGTGGTATACTATACGCCTGGATGGAGCGGAGGTATTATGCACGCCCGACAACGGGCGGAGACTTTACATGGGCCGGTTTTGGGGCGAACGTATAACATACGCCCCATAACGAGACGGAGATATAGTGTTCGCCTTGTGGGGTAGCAGAAGTAGTCAATCTTCTAGAAATCGATATCTTTATGCAACCAATCAGGCTGACCTTGTTTACCTGTAGTGTTGTGAATGATGGATAATATACATGCACGCAATTTAGTTACTTGACAAcgaaaaatcttttttattttaagGATAAACTTCACAATCAAATATGGGATGTGTTGTATGCTCGATTATTAATGTTAGATGTGTGATTCCAAACAATTGGTGACAGGTGATGCCATGTAACCAACACCGACTAGGTTGGAGTTTACAACAGTCTCAATGGGGCGGTGTGTATATCAACGCCTGATGCCATGCGTAAACTTCAGCAACGCCCAATCGGGCGTACATTTCAGCAACACTCCATTGGGGCGTAGTTTATATGCACGCCTCTTCGTGGGACGAAGACTATACATGCGTTTCATGTCAAGCGTAGTTTATATAATCGCACAATAACAAACGAACATTATACCACCGCTCGATTATATTTGGTTTTAGTCTTAGTCCCAGACTAAATATAGTCTGGGATTTGGTTTTAGTCCGGCTTTTAGTCGATAGTGTCCCGTAGTGTCTCGTTTTTTACCAAATATATAGatttactcgcccactgtggttgctctaagagcgtccacagtggtgcgagtataaccaaagaccaaagactaaaaaaaagaccaaatttgggtttagtccgtcatgtggcgtagtgggaaaagagtatatttggtggcgcgttgataaacattacgcctgggatcaggcgttggtaaagataacgcccgagtggggcgttggtatagtctacgcttcagaaacaaaaaaaataaaaaaataatggggcggaggtataaagcccgccccatgcaagtTTCATAAATTGTGAAGTAGAAAttggagtggggcgttaagtatatgaacgccccatttcgCGCGTTAACTTTATAAACGCCCCATCGGACGTACATTtaatcaacgccccgtttcaggcgtacattatatcaacgcccgatgaatggcggagattatatcaacgcccgatgtgtagcggagattatatcaacgcccgactatatttggatttggtcttgatcgcagaccaaacttggtctggattttactctttgatcaaattttgatcgatggtccgtcccactacgccagcccactcgactgaaaatttgggtttactcgtccattgcagttgctctaagcccCTGTATTAGACTTTTTTAACTAGATTGTAGTAGTACTCCTACTCCTACATCGAAAGTAAAGCATATATGGAAAAGACAGACTTAAAACTGGAACTTGCCCTATCTAATGGGTCAACCAAACTCCTAAACTCAACAATTATACGTGGGATGGAGGGAGTAATTGGGAGTCTGTTCTATTTCCAACATACCTTGTAACTTCGACTCATATGATGAATTTTAAAATGAATTTCAAATTTTCTTgtcagagaaaaagaaagaaagaaggaaaCCGTAGTTTCTTACCTTTCTCTCTTGCTTATAGTATATGTAGTAGTAGCAACAGCAGTCAGTAGAGACTTGTTATATCTTGATCACTTTTCATAGGTTTGTTTGAACTTTAAATGTATATTATGTCTTATGCTTCTGAAATGTTAGTGGGAAACCATGGGGACTTCCTCGGAAGAATAGTGAGTTACTAATGACACCACCATTATTAATAAATAATACTTGGGGATGGTAGGTGATTGTAGATCATTTAAATGTCGGCACAACGTTCAAGCTAAGTTTTAAATCTGTTCTGTCATTGGGTTTCATAAGCTAAGTTTTATGAATTTTACTTCAGTGAAAtcgagtttttttttcctttggttGTTATCTGGAATTGGGTTTCGTAAgcatccttgttatttttcaaAATTGATGGATTTATTGTGTTATATCTTTGTGCTTGGATTTAAGAAGCATAACAACCTTAACTCCAGTGACGCATTCTAAAAAGAGAATCACTACAATCCCAAGTTGGCATCTCCAAAGCGAAATTACAAGGTTTACTAGGAGGGATGTATGTGCAACACATTTGCTTTCGACTTACTGTTCTAATCTGTATTTGTCATGGCATCTCTTTCTATCCTAAGCCAGTTTCTAAAAGTGTGGTAAAGCATCATGATTTAAGACAAAAACTGGAAACTGGAGTTCTACCAGTAGTATGGACTTATGTACTAATTAGAATGTTCATAATTTAAATGATATCTACCGATGAAGCTTGGAATTTCAATATCAGGAGAAGCTCAAATGAACATGAGTTAGGATCAATTGCAAATGTAGGCAATGATTTTACAGTTGCCAACTGCCAAGCTTCGCTTGATATGGATGCCATGCTTAACATTTAAGTTTGGAACCCAAAAATTCCTCTAAAGGTGTCTTTCCCAATTTGGACTTTATGCTACAAGGGTGCGTCCACATTGGATTTTCTCCTTAGAGCTGGTAAGATCAACCCAACTTAAGCCTTTTCTGTACATCTAAAAAGTAGACTCGCCAGCATCACTTTTAGCGCGGTAACTCCTTGATATAGTTCTGGTGTCATGGCAAAATATTTGTAGTATACACAAGTGGCTTTGTACCTGTTAGATTTCCTTAATCATCATTATCACTGACTTCAAAAACAATTTTTCTTATAAGCGACTTCGGAAACTTGTCAACTGTAGATAGGCAGGCAGAACTCACTGATGTCTTAGTACCTGTTGAAACCCTGATACTATTTGCTGCTACAGCCAACCGTTTACCAACTTCGGTTCTTCCAAATTTCCCCCTCGATGTTTCTTGTTTTGGTTTTGTACACACTGGACCCTGTAGCAACGAAGATGGTGTTTTCATAATATGAGGTGGTCTCTGATCTACATTATTTTTGCTTCTCGGGAACTTTTCTAGGTCAACCGGGCAGCCTGGATGAGCTTCAACATGATTCTTACTGACATTACCTACATCCGGAGACTTCGCCTCTTCATACTCGGGGAAATATCTTGTAATAATACCATTCACTGATACGGGGGTCTCGACTGCTGGCAGAGAAATCCCTTCTTCTCTGGGGTTCGAGTCTACTTTGTTCCCAACGTTACAGCGATGTCCTCGGGGAGTAACTCCAGAATCTTCATTAGATATGTCACCAAATTCACCGGCACAAGGGTAAGAAGAGTTGCTCACCAGATCTGCTTCTATGAGAAGAAACCAGGTTCCCTTCCACCTCTGAAAAGCATTCTTGATTGGCAATGAATCAGGGAGATGATAGAAGAATGATTTCCTTTTCACCTGCGGAAACCGAGAATAACATGAAGTACActggaaaagaaatacaaaattgAAAATTTAAACCGTCCAAAAGAATTTCTCATACCATCAAACCGGTGATCCTGATTTTTCCAACACTGGGGAAGCATTTCAAGTGTTCCGATATGAACTCTCCTAACAAAAATTGTGACAAGTAACAGATTATACAAGACTGATGATTATGATAATGAACAACTGCACAATCAGTATGCTAGTGGAAGATCTTCACATTTCTAAGAATAAGTTACCGAATCCCCCAACTGAACGTGGTCAAATTTGAGGAACAGAGCGTCACAATGAAGTAAGAAACGGGAACAGATGAGTTCTAGCCTTTTCTCCGCAAAAAGCAGAACACCATAAAAGCAAaatacaaatatgtttggtacaTGAAAAGAGGTTTAACAGATATCGGTGTGGCTTTTTTGTCCTCAAAAAAGTAAATGTATTAAGGGCACACAAGCTGCGCGGGGGCGCATACAGAAGCACAAAGAAAAAATTAAAGGAATAAAAGTTCCAAGAACATCAGAACGAGTAACTAGACGTACCTAACAAACATTTCTTTAACTGAAGCAAGAATGCTTGCCTCTATGGTCAAGTAAGGCTGTCATCAAGTAAGGCTGTCATCAATCTCCTCTATGGTCAGACCCTCATGATTTTTCATGACATCACTAAACATGACTTGCCGATCTATCTTGGAAGAAGGGAAGCTTAGACCCTATATGGAACCTGCATCCATGAGATTGGATGCCGAAATCTTATTAGGATCAGTAAGAGAATTTGAAGATCAATTCTTCTTTGTACTTAAAGTACCATTATGGAGGAGTCCTGTTACTTTAGA encodes the following:
- the LOC113313635 gene encoding uncharacterized protein LOC113313635 isoform X1, giving the protein MASVKVPVFINTTLETNILMPVSPDASVKDLKREFISEHLKCFPSVGKIRITGLMVKRKSFFYHLPDSLPIKNAFQRWKGTWFLLIEADLVSNSSYPCAGEFGDISNEDSGVTPRGHRCNVGNKVDSNPREEGISLPAVETPVSVNGIITRYFPEYEEAKSPDVGNVSKNHVEAHPGCPVDLEKFPRSKNNVDQRPPHIMKTPSSLLQGPVCTKPKQETSRGKFGRTEVGKRLAVAANSIRVSTGTKTSVSSACLSTVDKFPKSLIRKIVFEVSDNDD
- the LOC113313635 gene encoding uncharacterized protein LOC113313635 isoform X2, translating into MASVKVPVFINTTLETNILMPVSPDASVKDLKREFISEHLKCFPSVGKIRITGLMVKRKSFFYHLPDSLPIKNAFQRWKGTWFLLIEADLVSNSSYPCAGEFGDISNEDSGVTPRGHRCNVGNKVDSNPREEGISLPAVETPVSVNGIITRYFPEYEEAKSPDVGNVSKNHVEAHPGCPVDLEKFPRSKNNVDQRPPHIMKTPSSLLQGPVCTKPKQETSRGKFGRTEVGKRLAVAANSIRVSTGTKPLVYTTNILP